Proteins encoded within one genomic window of Zavarzinella sp.:
- a CDS encoding ATP-binding protein — protein sequence MEAVLFIGLQASGKSSYYKERFFTSHVRISLDLLKTRHREKRLLAMCLETNQPFVVDNTNPMLADRGRYLKDAKEAGFTVVGYYFQSRIADCLERNQHRPNPVPVVALLATSGKLVLPSYSEGFDTLKYVQLTSTGFVVEEWTDEV from the coding sequence ATGGAGGCGGTTCTCTTTATTGGTCTGCAGGCTTCGGGAAAATCGAGCTATTACAAAGAACGATTTTTCACGTCGCACGTACGGATCAGCCTGGACCTCCTGAAAACACGGCACCGCGAAAAGCGCTTGTTGGCAATGTGTCTGGAAACAAACCAGCCATTTGTGGTGGATAATACCAACCCCATGCTGGCAGATCGTGGGCGATATCTCAAGGATGCGAAAGAAGCTGGATTCACGGTAGTGGGGTACTATTTTCAATCCCGCATCGCTGACTGTTTGGAACGGAACCAGCATCGCCCGAATCCGGTTCCAGTGGTCGCTTTGCTTGCTACGTCCGGAAAGCTGGTATTGCCCAGTTATTCGGAAGGATTTGACACGCTGAAGTATGTGCAACTCACCAGCACAGGTTTTGTGGTTGAGGAATGGACCGATGAAGTTTGA
- a CDS encoding DUF1501 domain-containing protein, protein MDDQTRRSFFENVYTAMAGLGVMHLSGALHAKENPTWKPGTTHHPAKAKRVLQIFCPGAASHIDLWDYKPELLKRHGQAMPGQEKLVSFQGPNGPLMRSPWDFVPCGQSGKHISSLLPNMAKHVDDMAFIHSMTSKSNTHGPGCIFMNTGHVSEGFPAAGAWVSYALGSMNDNLPTYVALVDTRGEPPNGKANWSNGFLPATYQGIEMAAHMPVRNLQPPAGFTAKDQDAVRDLLSTLNKNHAAADPGHTELQARMAAYELAAKMQLSAPEVMDLTRETAKTHEAYGTTDGNKYKAAYAKNCLLARRLLEKGVRYVNLYCASRASGVDGLLNWDAHKTLKADYERHCPIFDQPTAALLSDLKQTGLLEDTLVLWTTEFGRMPTQQLKTPGRDHNPDGFTCWMMGAGVRGGVSHGATDEFGRKSVESVSTVWDFYATVLHLLGFEHTRLTWRYNGLDRRLTDVHGNLIKTVIR, encoded by the coding sequence GTGGACGACCAGACACGTCGATCGTTTTTCGAAAACGTATACACCGCAATGGCTGGGCTGGGTGTAATGCACCTTTCTGGTGCATTACATGCCAAAGAAAACCCAACCTGGAAGCCAGGCACCACCCACCATCCCGCGAAAGCGAAGCGGGTGCTGCAGATCTTCTGCCCAGGAGCAGCTTCCCACATTGACCTGTGGGATTACAAGCCAGAATTGCTGAAACGCCATGGTCAGGCGATGCCCGGCCAGGAAAAACTGGTTTCATTTCAAGGCCCCAATGGACCTCTGATGCGCAGTCCGTGGGATTTTGTCCCTTGTGGGCAATCGGGCAAGCATATTTCCAGCCTGCTACCCAACATGGCAAAACATGTGGACGACATGGCATTTATCCATTCCATGACATCGAAAAGCAACACCCACGGCCCGGGGTGCATCTTCATGAATACTGGCCACGTTTCAGAAGGCTTTCCGGCCGCAGGTGCGTGGGTAAGCTATGCGCTTGGTTCGATGAATGATAACCTGCCCACGTATGTTGCCCTGGTTGACACGCGGGGCGAGCCACCGAACGGGAAAGCAAACTGGTCCAACGGGTTTTTGCCAGCCACCTACCAGGGGATTGAAATGGCAGCCCACATGCCGGTGCGAAATCTGCAGCCACCAGCGGGGTTTACCGCGAAAGATCAGGATGCGGTAAGAGATCTGCTAAGCACGTTGAACAAAAATCATGCAGCCGCAGACCCTGGCCATACGGAACTGCAGGCACGCATGGCTGCGTACGAGTTAGCAGCGAAAATGCAGTTATCGGCTCCCGAAGTGATGGATTTGACGCGGGAAACCGCCAAAACTCATGAAGCCTACGGCACCACCGATGGGAATAAATATAAGGCAGCGTATGCTAAAAACTGCCTTCTGGCACGCCGTTTGCTAGAAAAAGGTGTTCGCTATGTCAACCTTTACTGTGCGTCGCGTGCGTCTGGTGTCGATGGGCTGCTCAATTGGGATGCCCACAAGACGTTGAAAGCCGATTATGAGCGGCACTGCCCGATTTTCGACCAGCCGACAGCCGCACTGCTGTCCGATTTGAAGCAAACGGGTTTGCTGGAAGACACGCTGGTGCTCTGGACAACCGAATTTGGCCGGATGCCCACCCAACAGTTGAAAACACCCGGTCGAGACCACAATCCGGATGGGTTTACCTGCTGGATGATGGGTGCGGGCGTTCGTGGGGGCGTTTCCCACGGTGCAACAGACGAATTTGGTCGAAAGTCGGTTGAATCCGTATCCACCGTGTGGGATTTTTACGCCACCGTGCTGCACCTGCTGGGCTTTGAGCACACCCGCCTGACCTGGCGTTACAATGGCCTGGATCGTCGCCTGACCGATGTACACGGAAACCTGATCAAGACCGTCATTCGATAG
- a CDS encoding histidine phosphatase family protein translates to MILRLLMIRHAEAVDPALTQGIDGERYLTETGIAQSRAVAGFLAKHHLIPSYVGSSPLVRAVQTADILASTWGIEGPHRVVLPTLDLNGDNKEMAGEISTSVQESAALVGHEPTISRFVAWLIGNAGVRIHYKKAAIALLDCQLPLQKGCGKLRMLLPPEFLE, encoded by the coding sequence ATGATCCTGCGTTTATTAATGATTCGACATGCAGAAGCCGTCGATCCTGCCCTTACCCAGGGAATTGACGGGGAACGTTACCTGACCGAAACAGGAATTGCCCAGTCCCGCGCGGTTGCAGGCTTTCTGGCAAAGCACCACCTGATCCCAAGTTACGTGGGGAGCAGTCCGCTCGTGCGTGCAGTCCAGACAGCCGATATTCTGGCCAGTACCTGGGGAATTGAAGGACCCCACCGTGTCGTGCTGCCCACGCTCGATCTGAATGGCGACAATAAAGAGATGGCGGGTGAAATATCCACGAGCGTGCAGGAGTCTGCGGCACTCGTGGGCCACGAACCCACGATCAGTCGTTTTGTGGCCTGGCTGATTGGCAATGCGGGTGTTCGAATCCACTACAAAAAAGCTGCAATTGCGTTGCTGGATTGCCAGTTGCCACTGCAAAAAGGCTGTGGAAAACTTCGTATGTTGCTGCCACCAGAATTTCTGGAATGA
- a CDS encoding PmoA family protein: MAFQFPRCEVVPTADHQAVFRIDGEERLRWHYGPDYPRPFLYPLVGPSGTVLTRMGHPGAPNHDHHRSIWFAHNKVLGIDFWADRKPPKIYQKDWYCYVDGADEAVMAVQLGWQDGHDPKDLLVQDVIVAVRPGPDKELFLEIQTTFKPVAAELEFGKTNFGFLAVRVAKHLSAHFGGGELTGSDGTKGEPALFGKAFRWMDYSGPAPGGDQEGITYFDHPGNPGHPVKWHVREDGWMGASVCMDGPHTISKEGPLTLRYLLWAHRGQHKLDKAAKVFQDFSNLGMWELVKQPVKHTMWGVKRLPVRG; the protein is encoded by the coding sequence ATGGCGTTTCAATTTCCCCGTTGTGAAGTAGTGCCCACAGCCGATCATCAGGCCGTTTTTCGCATTGATGGTGAAGAACGCCTGCGTTGGCATTACGGTCCCGATTACCCACGGCCGTTTCTCTATCCGCTGGTGGGGCCATCTGGCACCGTGCTGACACGGATGGGACATCCGGGTGCTCCAAACCACGATCATCATCGTTCAATCTGGTTCGCCCACAATAAGGTGCTGGGCATCGATTTCTGGGCAGATCGCAAACCGCCGAAAATTTATCAGAAAGATTGGTACTGCTACGTCGATGGTGCGGATGAAGCGGTGATGGCAGTACAACTGGGCTGGCAGGATGGCCACGACCCAAAAGATCTGCTGGTACAGGACGTGATTGTGGCGGTGCGGCCCGGACCAGATAAAGAGCTGTTTCTGGAAATCCAGACCACCTTCAAACCGGTGGCGGCAGAACTGGAATTCGGCAAAACTAATTTTGGCTTTCTGGCCGTGCGGGTGGCAAAGCACCTTTCCGCCCACTTTGGCGGTGGGGAATTGACCGGATCGGATGGCACGAAGGGAGAACCTGCCCTGTTTGGCAAAGCGTTCCGCTGGATGGACTATTCTGGGCCCGCACCAGGTGGGGATCAGGAAGGGATTACCTATTTCGACCATCCAGGCAATCCCGGTCACCCGGTGAAGTGGCACGTCCGCGAAGATGGCTGGATGGGTGCGTCTGTATGCATGGATGGGCCCCACACGATTTCCAAAGAAGGCCCCCTGACGTTGCGTTACCTGCTTTGGGCCCACCGTGGGCAACATAAGCTGGATAAGGCAGCCAAAGTTTTTCAGGATTTTTCTAATCTGGGCATGTGGGAGTTGGTGAAACAACCCGTCAAACACACCATGTGGGGTGTCAAACGCCTGCCAGTCCGTGGCTAA
- a CDS encoding zinc ribbon domain-containing protein translates to MPTYDYVCDGCGHRFEEFQSFSADTLKTCPKCNEDKLRRLFGTGAAILFKGSGFYETDYRSEGYKDSAKADTPPAASDKPAAPATPPAAPATGGSSDSKS, encoded by the coding sequence ATGCCAACTTACGATTATGTGTGCGATGGCTGTGGACATCGGTTTGAAGAATTTCAATCGTTCAGTGCGGATACCTTAAAAACATGCCCCAAGTGCAATGAAGACAAATTGCGACGCCTGTTTGGAACTGGTGCTGCGATTCTCTTCAAAGGTTCCGGATTTTACGAAACTGATTACCGCAGCGAAGGTTACAAAGATTCTGCGAAAGCGGACACCCCACCTGCGGCCAGTGATAAACCTGCAGCACCCGCCACGCCACCTGCCGCACCTGCAACCGGTGGCTCCAGTGACAGTAAATCATGA
- a CDS encoding tRNA(His) guanylyltransferase Thg1 family protein, with product MKFDDLDRKMRVFETAADMCVLPGMYMIARLDGRSFTRLTKEICDFEAPFDVRFRDLMVATTEALMTCGFQVRYAYTESDEISLLFDPDEQLFGRKLRKYHSTLAGEASAQFSLKLGQPASFDCRISQMPSIELVLDYFRWRQEDAARNALNAWCYWTLRKEGLSVAQATSELLGRSTRQKNELLFEYGINFNDLPHWQKRGVGLLWEQYDKIAVNRKTNETTTARRKRIRTEDHLPMKEEYHRFLQQMICPLQPA from the coding sequence ATGAAGTTTGATGATCTCGACAGGAAAATGCGCGTTTTTGAAACCGCTGCCGACATGTGCGTGCTGCCTGGCATGTACATGATTGCTCGACTGGATGGTCGTAGTTTTACCCGGTTGACCAAAGAAATTTGCGATTTTGAAGCACCATTTGATGTGCGATTCCGCGATTTGATGGTCGCCACGACAGAAGCACTGATGACATGTGGCTTTCAGGTGCGTTACGCTTACACCGAAAGCGACGAAATTTCACTGCTTTTTGATCCGGATGAGCAATTGTTTGGCAGAAAGCTTCGCAAATACCACTCGACGTTGGCTGGTGAGGCGAGTGCACAGTTTTCTCTGAAACTTGGACAACCGGCCAGTTTCGACTGCCGGATTTCACAAATGCCCAGCATCGAACTGGTTCTGGATTATTTTCGCTGGCGACAGGAAGATGCTGCCCGCAATGCCCTGAACGCCTGGTGCTATTGGACACTCCGGAAAGAAGGGCTCAGTGTTGCTCAGGCAACATCCGAGCTACTTGGTCGATCAACTCGTCAAAAGAACGAGTTGTTGTTTGAGTATGGGATTAACTTTAATGATCTGCCCCACTGGCAAAAACGTGGGGTGGGTCTACTGTGGGAGCAATACGATAAAATTGCTGTGAATCGCAAGACTAACGAGACGACCACTGCACGCCGGAAGCGGATTCGAACGGAAGATCATTTGCCGATGAAAGAGGAATATCATCGCTTCTTGCAGCAGATGATCTGCCCACTGCAGCCAGCGTAG
- a CDS encoding DinB family protein yields MIDYFQRLFRYAAWANRRICATLRATPEALPDGGPLFSHVLAAEEVWLSRLLQRPSLLQVWPTLTLDECEQWIVNNENGYQEYLSSITNEQLSNTLNFRNFAGQEFVHPIADILTHVVTHGGYHRGQVAKITGRSGGTTPSTDFIMFVREGF; encoded by the coding sequence ATGATCGACTATTTTCAACGCTTGTTTCGTTATGCTGCCTGGGCTAACAGGCGAATCTGTGCCACCTTGCGTGCCACACCAGAGGCACTGCCAGATGGGGGCCCGCTTTTTTCGCATGTGCTTGCTGCCGAAGAAGTTTGGTTAAGTCGACTCTTGCAGCGACCATCTCTTTTGCAGGTATGGCCTACATTGACGCTGGACGAATGCGAGCAATGGATTGTGAACAACGAGAACGGCTATCAGGAATATCTCAGCAGTATTACGAATGAGCAATTGAGTAACACGCTGAACTTTCGTAACTTTGCTGGGCAGGAATTTGTCCACCCGATCGCGGATATTCTGACGCACGTGGTGACGCACGGTGGGTATCATCGTGGGCAGGTGGCAAAAATCACTGGCAGGTCCGGTGGCACCACGCCCAGCACTGATTTTATTATGTTTGTTCGGGAAGGATTCTGA
- the yacG gene encoding DNA gyrase inhibitor YacG, with translation MNKCDICDLPMPGPMNEWPEYPFCSKRCRTIDLGRWLGESYRFSSEPVDQSTIDESHDSDT, from the coding sequence ATGAACAAGTGCGACATTTGTGACTTGCCCATGCCCGGGCCGATGAACGAGTGGCCTGAATACCCGTTTTGCTCCAAACGTTGCCGCACCATTGATCTGGGTCGGTGGCTGGGGGAATCGTACCGCTTCAGCTCGGAACCTGTCGATCAATCCACGATCGATGAATCCCACGATTCGGATACCTGA
- a CDS encoding NYN domain-containing protein has translation MEQFLIDGYNLLHAIGTRIDEKAGQSGLHRAREEMLSWIADHLSGKQWEIRIVFDAQNSYGGARETTRFGMRVIVVHGSCADSYIEEELSHLRTPEKWTVVSNDRRVRDAAHIHGARQVRCQGFVDLLLSNPPPADELPADIEKEIPDTSPELEQELLAAFSQKSQPHRRNKRTSK, from the coding sequence ATGGAACAATTTCTGATCGATGGGTACAACCTGCTGCATGCAATCGGTACTCGCATCGATGAAAAGGCGGGGCAATCTGGCCTGCACCGTGCCCGAGAAGAGATGCTTTCCTGGATCGCAGACCATCTTTCGGGCAAACAGTGGGAAATTCGTATCGTTTTCGATGCACAGAACTCTTACGGTGGGGCCAGAGAAACCACCCGATTTGGGATGCGGGTGATTGTCGTGCACGGCAGTTGCGCCGATTCTTACATCGAAGAAGAATTGAGCCATCTGCGCACACCTGAAAAATGGACCGTTGTATCGAACGACAGGCGGGTTCGGGATGCTGCCCATATCCACGGTGCCAGACAGGTCAGATGTCAGGGGTTTGTCGATCTGCTGCTATCAAATCCCCCACCAGCGGACGAGTTGCCTGCAGATATTGAAAAAGAAATTCCAGATACTTCACCAGAACTTGAACAGGAATTGCTGGCGGCTTTTTCGCAGAAATCCCAGCCGCACCGACGTAACAAACGCACTTCAAAATAA